In Citrus sinensis cultivar Valencia sweet orange chromosome 3, DVS_A1.0, whole genome shotgun sequence, the sequence GGGGTTGGGAAAGCACTGAGAAATAAATGTaactaaggaaaaaaaaaaaaagtcatgcAGTCCAAATAAGTAGATATATTTAATATGAGGTGGGGATGGGTGAACTGTAattcagaaaaaataaaataaaatttcatataaagTTGAGGGCGTGTTTTAAtggtttcttaatttaaattgatttgttGGATATTTAGCTAAAATGAGAGTAGCTCTCTAATAATTATTGCATTATTACAAACATATCCAACGGTTATAATAGCGCGCTGAATCAATGCTTCAGAAGGATGACAGTCTGAGTGGAGCCAACAcggttttgaaaaaattgaaaaaaggggttaaaaaagaaaaagaaaaagcgatttgaaaaggaaataaaCGCTTTCAATTGAATTACTACCACTACACTCCAATACTCTATTATTGTTTGTTTGCCTGCCTGTGGAAAAAAAAGTCCCAAGTTTCTTTGAAAGGTAAGCTAGTGTGAATGTTTTCATCCGTGCAACTTACTTGATGAATGAAGTTTTCATCCCTGACCTTGATGTTTCCGGGGGCTGCAATCATTTCAGCTGATCTATTCCATTTTGTTAAGGGGAGAATTTAGAGTGGCTTTAACTGTTAACAAATAGCCTAATGTAAGACTTGATCAACTTCCTGCCCTGTTGTATGCTTATGAATTTTGATAGAGTTATGAGTTTGCAGAAGCTACTGTATTATATGGTGTTAGAGGCTGTAAAAATGAGGCagatcaaacacacatttaaCTTTCAATGACAGTTTACTGGAAGTAAATTTCCTATGACCCTCCAGGTGACTAATCAATGAGAACTTGACAATAACAAAAGAAAGTGTATGAGCTTTGCAGGCGGGCACGCCAATCTTGACTGCATGGCACCATCCACCATTTGCAagtgaatatcattattgtttaatcAACATGGTGGAGTCCACTGGGACCACACCACATGGTCAGTCTTATCTCTATTCCTCAATTTTCAGTATTCCATACATCAAGCCAATTTCAGTTTTgttatcaattataatttcattgttGGTGACGATTCTGATTCCTTTCTTTCTGACAAAACGGAACCATGGTTGCTGTGGGAGAGATCTTACTCAACGCCTTCTTTCAGGTGTTGTTTGACAGGTTGGCTTCCCGTGATTTGCTCAGCTTTGTCCGTCAACTTGGAGGCGGGGTCGATTCCGAGCTCAAGAAGTGGGAAAGAAAGCTGAAGATGATTCAGGCGGTGCTCAACGATGCAGAGGAGAAGCAACTGACTGACGAGGCTGTGAAGATGTGGCTGGACGATCTCCAAGACTTGGCTTATGACGCTGAGGAcattcttgatgagtttgCTACTCAAGCCTTGGAAAGCAAGTTGATGGCGCAAAATCACGATAGTTCTGGCCAGGTTCTCAGTTTCATCCCGGCTGGTTTGAATCCGAATGCTATTATGTTCAATTATAGCATGGGGTCCAAGATTAAAGATATCACTAGCCGGCTGGAGCAACTCTGCCAAGAAAGAATTGAACTTGGACTGCATCGGATTACCGGAGAGGCATCATcaactgctgctgctgctgcacaCCAGAGGCCACCCAGTTCGAGTGTCCCAACAGAACGTGAAGTATTTGGAAGAGAAGAAGATAAGGCCAAAATTCTTGATATGGTATTGGCCGATACCCCAAGTGATCATGCCAACTTTGTTGTAATACCCATTGTTGGCATGGGCGGGATAGGAAAAACAACGCTTGCCCGGGAAGTCTGCAATGACAAGGCCGTTGAAGATTCCAAGTTTGATGTAAAAGCATGGGTTTGCGTATCCGACGTCTTTGATGTTTTGGGCATCTCAAAGGCACTTCTCGAGTCAATCACCCGCAGGCCTTGTCTTCTAAACAGTTTAAATGACGTGCAGGTTGAGCTGAAAGCAGCTGTGGATAAAAAAAGGTTCCTGCTGGTCTTAGATGATGTTTGGAACGAGGACTACAGCTTGTGGGTAGACTTAAAAGCTCCGTTACTGGTTGCTGCACCAAACAGTAAGATGATCGTCACCACACGCAATTCAAATGTTGCATCAATAATGAGACCCATCGATCGTCACCACACGCAATTCAAGTATTACGATCTCAAGAGTCTGTTAGATGATGATTGCTGGTCCATTTTCATAAACCATGCATTTGAATCTACAGACCTTAGCGCACATCGAATTTCAGAATCATTCCGCGAGAAAGTTGTTGGCAAGTGTGGGGGCTTGCCTCTGGCAGCAAAAACACTCGGGGGCCTTCTTCGTACTAAAACGCATGCTGAGTGGGACGGTATATTGGATAGCAAAATATGGTATTTACCTAGGCAAAGCAGCATTCTCCCCGTGTTAAGATTGAGTTACCATCATCTTCCTTCTCATTTGAAAAGATGTTTTGCTTTTTGTGCCATCTTTCCAAAAGATTATGCATTCACTGAGAGGGAGCTGACTTTCTTATGGATGGCTGGAGGTATTATTCGACAGTCAAGAAACAATGAGCAGCTGGAAGATTTGGGCAGCAAGTGCTTTGGTGATCTAGTGTCGAGGTCAATTTTTCAACAAACAGCAATCTCTGATAGTTCTAAATTTGTATTGCACGACCTTATCCATGATCTTGCTCAATTGGTCTCTGGAGAAACCATATTTAGGTTAGAGGAGGCCAATACTCTGTCAAGAAGATTTGAAAGGGTTCGCCATTCCTCCTATGCCCGTGATTTCTGTGATGGTAGAAATAAGTTGGAGGTTTTCAATGAAATTGAACATCTACGAACATTCTTGCCATTTTGCACAAGAGGTGGCGTTACTTCTGGTTGGATAACTAGCACGGTTCACTACGATTTGTTGCCGAAGTTCAAAAGGTTGAGAATGCTATCTTTACAAGGATACCGTATCGGTGAGTTACGAATTCCATTTGAAGATTTGAGACTTCTAAGGTTCCTCAACCTTGCTGACACTGACATAAGAAGTTTACCTGAGTCAACATGCAAATTGCTGAACTtggaaattttgatattaagaAATTGTTCCCGTTTGATAAAGCTTCCGCAGAAAATGaggaatttgatcaatttacGTCATCTCGATATAAGACGTGCAAAGCTGCTGAAGGAGATGCCGTTTGGAATGAAAGAGTTGAAGAAGCTTCAAACATTGTCCAATTTTATTGTAGGCAAGGGTGAATCTGCATCTGGTTTGGAagatttaaaaagtttaaactTTCTTTGTGATGAACTCTGCATTGCTGGATTAGAGAATGTGAATAGTCCACAGAATGCAAGAGAAGCCGCATTATGTGAGAAGCACAATCTTGAAGCATTGACTCTAGAATGGGGGTCTCAATCTGACAGTCCTCGGGATGCAGTACTAGAAGAGAATGTACTTGACACTCTACAACCTCATGAAAGTATAAAAGAGCTGGCAATCAGGCACTATGGTGGTGCAAGATTTCCACTTTGGATCGGAGATCCTTCATTCTCCGAGATGAAGGTCCTTGAATTGGAGAACTGTGACAATTGTGTATCTTTGCCATCGCTTGGCCGTTTGAGTTCACTTAAACACCTTGCTGTTAAAGGGCTGAAGAAACTAAAAAGCATAGAGTCTGAGGTTTATGGGGAGGGTTTGTCAATGCCTTTTCCATCATTGGAGATTCTAAGTTTCGAGAATTTGCCAGAATGGGAGCATTGGGACACGGATATCAAAGGAAATGCACTTGTTGAAATATTTCCTCGTCTCCATAAACTTTCCATTGTGAAATGTCCCAAACTCTCTGGAGAACTGCCTGACCTCCTGCCCTCCTTGGAGACACTTGTTGTTAGTAAATGTGAAAAGTTGGCAGTTCCATTGTCTCGCTATCCGATGCTCTGCAGATTAAAAGTTGATGAGTGCAAGGAACTAGCGTGCGGTCGTCCAATTGATTCTAAGTTGATAAAGTCTTTGACTATTTCAAATAGTTCCTTAGACATGAATGGATGCAAGGGGATGCTATACAATGGTCCAGCTGGCTCTTCACTGCCAAAGCCCATGATTGCTACAAATGTTTTGGAGTTCGGAAAATTATTGAAGCCCATGATTGCTACAAATGATTTGGTAATTGGCAATTCTGAACAGCTCAAGTCATGGAGTACTTTTATTGGACCAGGGCTACATTTGCTCGCTCGCAATGAGGAGGTATCAATTGAAGAAAGTTGCGTACGTCTTGTTTCGGTTCCAGAGATCAATTTCTTTCCCAGAAATCTGCGCTCTCTTCGAATTTGCAACAGCACAGCTCTGAAATCCTTACCCGAGGAAATGATGGAAAACAATTCACAACTCGGGAGGTTGTATATCAGAGATTGCGACTCTCTAACATTCATCGCAAGACGGAGGCTACCAGCATCTCTTAAAAGGCTTGAGATAGGAAATTGTGAGAAATTGCAACGTCTGTTCGATGATGAAGAggatgcttcttcttcttctcctgcATCCTCGTCTTCCCCAGTGATGCTGCAACACCTGAGAATAGAGAACTGCCCAGAGCTCACCAGTTTATCATCGGGTGTCCAATTCCTTGAGGCGCTTGAAGACCTCAAGATAGAGCATTGTCCAAAGC encodes:
- the LOC107174248 gene encoding putative disease resistance RPP13-like protein 1 isoform X2; this encodes MVAVGEILLNAFFQVLFDRLASRDLLSFVRQLGGGVDSELKKWERKLKMIQAVLNDAEEKQLTDEAVKMWLDDLQDLAYDAEDILDEFATQALESKLMAQNHDSSGQVLSFIPAGLNPNAIMFNYSMGSKIKDITSRLEQLCQERIELGLHRITGEASSTAAAAAHQRPPSSSVPTEREVFGREEDKAKILDMVLADTPSDHANFVVIPIVGMGGIGKTTLAREVCNDKAVEDSKFDVKAWVCVSDVFDVLGISKALLESITRRPCLLNSLNDVQVELKAAVDKKRFLLVLDDVWNEDYSLWVDLKAPLLVAAPNSKMIVTTRNSNVASIMRPIDRHHTQFKYYDLKSLLDDDCWSIFINHAFESTDLSAHRISESFREKVVGKCGGLPLAAKTLGGLLRTKTHAEWDGILDSKIWYLPRQSSILPVLRLSYHHLPSHLKRCFAFCAIFPKDYAFTERELTFLWMAGGIIRQSRNNEQLEDLGSKCFGDLVSRSIFQQTAISDSSKFVLHDLIHDLAQLVSGETIFRLEEANTLSRRFERVRHSSYARDFCDGRNKLEVFNEIEHLRTFLPFCTRGGVTSGWITSTVHYDLLPKFKRLRMLSLQGYRIGELRIPFEDLRLLRFLNLADTDIRSLPESTCKLLNLEILILRNCSRLIKLPQKMRNLINLRHLDIRRAKLLKEMPFGMKELKKLQTLSNFIVGKGESASGLEDLKSLNFLCDELCIAGLENVNSPQNAREAALCEKHNLEALTLEWGSQSDSPRDAVLEENVLDTLQPHESIKELAIRHYGGARFPLWIGDPSFSEMKVLELENCDNCVSLPSLGRLSSLKHLAVKGLKKLKSIESEVYGEGLSMPFPSLEILSFENLPEWEHWDTDIKGNALVEIFPRLHKLSIVKCPKLSGELPDLLPSLETLVVSKCEKLAVPLSRYPMLCRLKVDECKELACGRPIDSKLIKSLTISNSSLDMNGCKGMLYNGPAGSSLPKPMIATNVLEFGKLLKPMIATNDLVIGNSEQLKSWSTFIGPGLHLLARNEEVSIEESCVRLVSVPEINFFPRNLRSLRICNSTALKSLPEEMMENNSQLGRLYIRDCDSLTFIARRRLPASLKRLEIGNCEKLQRLFDDEEDASSSSPASSSSPVMLQHLRIENCPELTSLSSGVQFLEALEDLKIEHCPKLESIPDGLPNLKCLQSISIDGCPSLVSFPERGLPNAISRVYVCSCDKLEALPNDLHKLNSLRDLSIQLCPNLVSFPEEGFPTNLTSLRIRNFKMYKTLVQWGLHRLTSLRDLQIIGCDDEAECFPDEEIGMTLPTSLTQLELWEFQNLVSLSSTGFQSLTSLQSLWIWGCPNLTSFPEVGLPSSLLRLIIGDCPKLKKACKRDEGKEWPKIAHIPLVWIDGKFMYVPESEE
- the LOC107174248 gene encoding putative disease resistance RPP13-like protein 1 isoform X1, coding for MVAVGEILLNAFFQVLFDRLASRDLLSFVRQLGGGVDSELKKWERKLKMIQAVLNDAEEKQLTDEAVKMWLDDLQDLAYDAEDILDEFATQALESKLMAQNHDSSGQVLSFIPAGLNPNAIMFNYSMGSKIKDITSRLEQLCQERIELGLHRITGEASSTAAAAAHQRPPSSSVPTEREVFGREEDKAKILDMVLADTPSDHANFVVIPIVGMGGIGKTTLAREVCNDKAVEDSKFDVKAWVCVSDVFDVLGISKALLESITRRPCLLNSLNDVQVELKAAVDKKRFLLVLDDVWNEDYSLWVDLKAPLLVAAPNSKMIVTTRNSNVASIMRPIDRHHTQFKYYDLKSLLDDDCWSIFINHAFESTDLSAHRISESFREKVVGKCGGLPLAAKTLGGLLRTKTHAEWDGILDSKIWYLPRQSSILPVLRLSYHHLPSHLKRCFAFCAIFPKDYAFTERELTFLWMAGGIIRQSRNNEQLEDLGSKCFGDLVSRSIFQQTAISDSSKFVLHDLIHDLAQLVSGETIFRLEEANTLSRRFERVRHSSYARDFCDGRNKLEVFNEIEHLRTFLPFCTRGGVTSGWITSTVHYDLLPKFKRLRMLSLQGYRIGELRIPFEDLRLLRFLNLADTDIRSLPESTCKLLNLEILILRNCSRLIKLPQKMRNLINLRHLDIRRAKLLKEMPFGMKELKKLQTLSNFIVGKGESASGLEDLKSLNFLCDELCIAGLENVNSPQNAREAALCEKHNLEALTLEWGSQSDSPRDAVLEENVLDTLQPHESIKELAIRHYGGARFPLWIGDPSFSEMKVLKLENCDNCVSLPSLGLLSSLKHLAVKGLKKLKSIESEVYGEGFSMPFPSLGILSFENLPEWEHWDTEIKGNAPVDIFPRLQELSIAECPKLSGQLPELLPSLETLVVSKCEKLVVPLSSYPMLCRLEVDECKELVCGTLIDFKLIKSMTISNSSLDMNGRKGMLYDGLAGSSLPKPMTTTNVLEFGKLLKPGFQILETLVIGNSEQLKSWRQHGDWSTSIKPVQGLNMLAHNEEVSIEESCVRLVLFPEINFFPRNLRSLLINNNTAFKSLPEEMMENNSQLERLYIKDCDSLTFIARRRLPASLKRLEIENCEKLQRLFDDEEDASSSSSSPSSSSSPVMLQHLNIKNCPKLTSLSSGVQFLEALEGLEIWDCPKLESIPDGLHNLKCLQIIYIRDCPSLVSFPERGLPNTISFVDICNCDKLEALPNDLHKLNSLRCLSIQLCPNLVSFPEEGFPTNLTSLTIGYFKMYKTLVQWGLHRLTSLRDLWIVECDDEAECFPDEEIGMTLPTSLTHLDLSGFEKLISLSSTGFQSLTSLQSLWIRDCPNLTSFPEVGLPSSLLELHIRDCPKLKKACKRDQGKELPKIAHIPCVEIDGKFIYDPESEE